The following nucleotide sequence is from Phycisphaera sp..
GTTCTCGGTGTGCTGGTGTTCTTTACCATCCTGACGGTGGCGTCGTCACGGGGCGAGATCTGGCTCGCCGACACGTTCGAGCTCGAGATCCCAACGCTGGTCAACGTGTTCATCGCCATGAGCATCGCGTCTATCAAGGCGATCTTCGTGGTCGCGATCTTCATGCACCTCAAGTGGGACAATCGCCTGAACATGATGGTCTTCCTGTTCACGCTCATGGGCGTGGGCCTGTTCATCGGTCTGACCGCCATGGACTTGGGCAACCGCGACGAGCTCTACGACTGGAAGGGGGCTCAGATCGAAGCCGGAGGTTTGGGCGGCCTGACGCGGGGCGAGGACACCAACATCAGCACGTCGATGGTCGAGTACGCCCGCACGCAGAAGATCCTGGAGATCGGTGAGGCCGAGTATGAGTACCAGGCTGCGAAGAAGCACCCCCACCACGGCCAC
It contains:
- a CDS encoding cytochrome C oxidase subunit IV family protein produces the protein MSSDAQHETPRPDPSQMTEAEYQDYMADPHSFHPDHHGPGEHGHDGDTPHVVSLFLLRAVLGVLVFFTILTVASSRGEIWLADTFELEIPTLVNVFIAMSIASIKAIFVVAIFMHLKWDNRLNMMVFLFTLMGVGLFIGLTAMDLGNRDELYDWKGAQIEAGGLGGLTRGEDTNISTSMVEYARTQKILEIGEAEYEYQAAKKHPHHGHHEPLRSPDRSRAAHGLTAGLFSVEAPHDDHAQEGGHEEGHDDGAEHADSGEEH